The Lepus europaeus isolate LE1 chromosome 6, mLepTim1.pri, whole genome shotgun sequence genome includes a window with the following:
- the GPR18 gene encoding N-arachidonyl glycine receptor gives MTTPNNPVQPAPSNDSHPSEYTIAALVFYSSIFIIGLFVNVTALWVFSCTTKKRTTVTIYMMNVALLDLMFIMSLPFRIFYYAKGEWPFGEHFCHILGALTVFYPSIALWLLAFISADRYMAIVQPKYAKELKNTCKAVLACVGLWIMTVTTTVPLLLLYEDPDKASTPATCLKISDIIHLRAANVMNFTRLICFFLIPLFIMIGCYLVIIHSLLNGRTSKLKPKVKEKSIRIIITLLVQVLVCFVPFHICFAFLMLEREDSRYNPWGAFTTFLMNLSTCLDVILYYIVSKQFQARVISVMLYRNYLRSMRRKSFRTSSLRSLSNINSEMI, from the coding sequence ATGACCACTCCAAACAATCCGGTTCAACCTGCCCCTTCTAACGACTCACACCCCAGTGAATACACAATCGCGGCCCTTGTCTTCTACAGTTCTATCTTTATAATTGGATTATTTGTCAATGTCACGGCGCTGTGGGTGTTCAGCTGCACCACCAAGAAGAGAACCACTGTCACCATCTACATGATGAATGTGGCATTGCTGGACTTGATGTTTATAATGAGCTTGCCCTTCCGAATATTCTACTATGCAAAAGGAGAATGGCCGTTTGGAGAACACTTCTGCCACATCCTTGGGGCTCTCACAGTGTTTTATCCAAGTATCGCTCTATGGCTTCTCGCTTTTATCAGCGCAGACAGATACATGGCCATCGTACAGCCGAAATACGCCAAGGAACTGAAAAACACATGCAAGGCGGTGCTGGCGTGTGTGGGACTCTGGATCATGACAGTGACAACCACTGTCCCCCTGCTACTGCTCTACGAGGACCCTGACAAGGCCTCCACTCCTGCCACCTGTCTGAAGATCTCTGACATCATCCACTTAAGAGCCGCTAATGTGATGAACTTCACGAGActgatttgttttttcttgatccCCTTGTTCATCATGATTGGGTGCTACTTGGTCATTATTCACAGTCTCCTGAATGGCCGAACATCCAAGCTGAAACCCAAAGTCAAGGAGAAGTCCATCCGGATCATCATCACACTCCTGGTGCAGGTGCTCGTCTGCTTTGTGCCCTTCCACATCTGCTTTGCCTTCCTGATGCTGGAAAGGGAAGACAGCAGGTACAACCCCTGGGGGGCCTTCACAACCTTCCTCATGAACCTCAGCACCTGTCTGGATGTGATTCTCTACTACATTGTTTCAAAACAGTTCCAGGCTCGGGTCATTAGCGTCATGCTGTACCGCAATTACCTTCGAAGCATGCGCAGGAAAAGTTTCCGAACTAGCAGTTTACGGTCACTAAGCAACATAAACAGCGAAAtgatatga